In a genomic window of Nitrospirota bacterium:
- a CDS encoding Ig-like domain-containing protein, whose translation MAVSAAPSTITVNGTSTITATVRDAGNALLPNASVNFSLSNNTLGLLSLTTAVTNSLGVATTILTGTNQGSVTVTAAVPSLGATSGQTNVTINPVATVPTLTISSTSSSILTFSTTTINVSLSGFTPPDTIVGQTINFSVDNPGVVTLSALSAVTDGSGLASITLTSKGLVTPVKVTASFAGPPVVNAGTTPGTAFTTITIASAPPDNIVLTTNPTPSISVFATATLSAFVTGNSKSVPDGTLVTFILNDTTKGSLSSTIGSTVNGIATTTFVANNNAGSVSLSAVSGSASSPAATLLIAAAQTGSIQFVSATPQVIGIAGTGQASTSTVIWKVLDINGKPVVDGTRTDFTMLGPGGGAYIGANAGQTIATSG comes from the coding sequence GTGGCCGTCTCAGCTGCGCCGTCCACGATCACGGTCAACGGCACCTCCACGATAACGGCAACGGTAAGAGACGCGGGAAATGCCTTGCTGCCTAACGCAAGCGTGAACTTCAGCCTGAGCAACAATACGCTGGGATTGCTTTCACTTACGACGGCAGTGACGAATTCTCTCGGTGTGGCAACAACGATTCTGACCGGAACCAATCAGGGCAGCGTGACAGTCACCGCGGCTGTCCCGTCGCTGGGCGCGACTTCGGGCCAGACAAATGTAACCATCAATCCTGTGGCGACGGTGCCTACCCTGACGATTTCATCGACCTCCTCGTCTATCCTGACATTCTCAACGACGACCATCAATGTTTCGCTGAGCGGCTTTACGCCTCCAGATACTATTGTTGGTCAAACAATAAATTTCTCCGTGGACAACCCGGGTGTTGTCACTCTCTCGGCTTTGTCAGCCGTAACGGATGGCTCCGGTCTAGCTTCTATCACGTTGACGTCAAAAGGATTGGTCACACCGGTAAAAGTGACGGCTTCGTTCGCTGGACCACCGGTCGTCAATGCGGGCACAACTCCTGGAACTGCTTTTACAACGATCACGATCGCTTCCGCCCCGCCGGACAACATAGTCCTGACTACAAATCCGACGCCGTCCATCTCCGTGTTCGCAACGGCCACGTTGAGCGCGTTTGTCACGGGCAACAGCAAGAGCGTTCCCGACGGGACCCTGGTCACCTTCATATTGAACGATACCACCAAGGGAAGTCTTTCTTCTACCATAGGCTCGACTGTGAACGGGATTGCTACCACGACTTTTGTCGCAAACAACAACGCCGGCTCGGTTTCCCTGTCAGCAGTGTCAGGCAGCGCAAGCAGCCCTGCTGCCACCCTCCTCATTGCCGCGGCCCAGACAGGAAGCATTCAGTTCGTATCTGCAACTCCGCAGGTCATAGGAATAGCGGGTACAGGTCAGGCGTCTACGTCAACCGTGATATGGAAGGTCCTGGATATAAATGGAAAACCCGTCGTTGACGGAACAAGAACTGATTTTACGATGCTCGGTCCGGGAGGCGGAGCGTATATAGGTGCGAATGCCGGTCAGACAATAGCGACAAGCGG